The following are encoded in a window of Pseudomonas multiresinivorans genomic DNA:
- the pdxA gene encoding 4-hydroxythreonine-4-phosphate dehydrogenase PdxA: MSTSHLFALTPGEPAGIGPDLCLLLARETQPHPLVAVASRELLAERAALLGLNIDLQEVGPGRWPDVAAPAGSLYVWDTPLAAPVEPGKLNQANAAYVLETLTRAGQGCLDGHFAGMITAPVHKGVINEAGIAFSGHTEFLADLTRTAQVVMMLATRGLRVALVTTHLPLRQIADAITPDRLERVTRILHADLCDKFGLANPRILVCGLNPHAGEGGHLGHEEIDVIEPTLERLRTEGMQLIGPLPADTLFTPKHLEHCDAVLAMYHDQGLPVLKYKGFGAAVNVTLGLPIIRTSVDHGTALDLAGTGQIDSGSLQVALETAYQMAEAGAAKG; encoded by the coding sequence GCTGGTCGCCGTCGCCAGTCGCGAACTGCTGGCAGAGCGTGCCGCACTGCTGGGGTTGAACATCGACCTGCAGGAAGTGGGCCCGGGCCGCTGGCCCGATGTCGCCGCTCCGGCCGGCAGCCTTTATGTCTGGGACACCCCGCTGGCAGCGCCGGTGGAACCGGGCAAGCTGAACCAGGCCAACGCCGCCTATGTGCTGGAGACCCTCACCCGCGCCGGCCAGGGCTGCCTGGACGGGCATTTCGCCGGAATGATCACCGCCCCCGTGCACAAGGGCGTCATCAACGAAGCCGGCATCGCCTTCTCCGGCCATACCGAGTTCCTCGCGGATCTCACCCGCACCGCCCAGGTAGTGATGATGCTCGCCACCCGCGGCCTGCGCGTCGCCCTGGTGACCACTCACCTGCCGCTACGGCAGATCGCCGATGCCATCACCCCGGATCGCCTGGAGCGAGTCACCCGCATCCTGCATGCTGATCTGTGCGACAAGTTCGGCCTGGCCAACCCGCGCATCCTGGTCTGCGGCCTGAACCCCCATGCCGGCGAAGGTGGCCACCTCGGCCACGAGGAAATCGACGTGATCGAGCCGACCCTGGAGCGCCTGCGCACCGAGGGCATGCAACTGATCGGCCCGCTGCCGGCCGACACGCTGTTCACCCCCAAGCACCTTGAACACTGCGACGCGGTACTGGCCATGTACCACGACCAGGGGCTGCCAGTGCTCAAGTACAAGGGCTTCGGTGCAGCAGTGAACGTAACGCTGGGCCTGCCGATCATCCGCACCTCGGTGGACCACGGCACCGCGCTGGACCTCGCCGGCACCGGCCAGATCGACAGCGGCAGCCTGCAGGTTGCCCTGGAAACCGCCTACCAGATGGCCGAAGCCGGCGCCGCGAAAGGCTGA
- the rsmA gene encoding 16S rRNA (adenine(1518)-N(6)/adenine(1519)-N(6))-dimethyltransferase RsmA, translated as MSELFQHRARKRFGQNFLHDAGVIHKILRAIAAKEGQHLLEIGPGQGALTEGLVDSGAKLDVIELDLDLIPQLKWRFGLKPNFSLHQGDAMKFDFSSLVASPEDKLRVVGNLPYNISTPLIFHLLDHASLIQDMHFMLQKEVVERLAAEPGNGDWGRLSIMVQYFCRVDYLFTVGPGAFNPPPKVESAIVRLVPYAEPPHPAKDHRVLERIVREAFNQRRKTLRNTLRTLMSVEDIEAAGVDPTLRPEQLSVADFVSLANRYSETNPEAEQGPSA; from the coding sequence ATGTCCGAACTCTTCCAGCACCGCGCCCGTAAACGCTTTGGGCAGAACTTCCTGCATGACGCCGGGGTGATCCACAAGATCCTCCGCGCCATCGCCGCCAAGGAAGGCCAGCACCTGCTGGAGATCGGCCCAGGCCAGGGCGCCCTGACCGAGGGCCTGGTGGACAGCGGCGCGAAGCTCGACGTGATTGAGCTGGACCTGGACCTGATCCCGCAACTGAAATGGCGCTTTGGCCTCAAGCCCAACTTCAGCCTGCACCAGGGCGATGCGATGAAGTTCGACTTCTCCAGCCTCGTCGCCTCCCCCGAGGACAAGCTGCGCGTGGTCGGCAACCTGCCCTACAACATCTCCACCCCGCTGATCTTCCATCTCCTGGACCATGCCTCGCTCATCCAGGACATGCACTTCATGCTGCAGAAGGAAGTGGTGGAGCGCCTGGCCGCCGAGCCGGGCAACGGCGACTGGGGCCGCCTGTCGATCATGGTGCAGTACTTCTGCCGGGTGGATTATCTGTTCACCGTCGGCCCCGGTGCGTTCAACCCGCCGCCCAAGGTCGAGTCGGCCATCGTGCGCCTGGTGCCCTACGCTGAACCGCCCCATCCGGCCAAGGATCACCGCGTGCTGGAACGCATCGTCCGCGAAGCCTTCAATCAGCGTCGCAAGACCCTGCGCAACACCCTGCGTACGCTGATGAGCGTCGAGGACATCGAAGCCGCCGGCGTCGACCCGACCCTGCGTCCGGAGCAATTGAGCGTCGCCGATTTCGTCAGCCTGGCTAACCGTTACAGCGAAACCAACCCGGAAGCCGAGCAAGGACCGAGCGCATGA
- the apaG gene encoding Co2+/Mg2+ efflux protein ApaG: MSDPRYQVSVSVTTRHLPEQSQPEQQRYVFAYTVTIHNHGELAAKLLTRHWIITDGDGHVQEVRGAGVVGEKPLIEPGASHTYTSGTVMATKVGSMHGSYQMVATDGHHFDAEIPAFRLAVPGALH; this comes from the coding sequence ATGAGCGATCCCCGCTACCAGGTCAGCGTCAGCGTCACCACCCGCCACCTGCCCGAGCAATCGCAGCCGGAGCAGCAGCGCTACGTGTTCGCCTATACCGTGACCATCCACAACCACGGCGAGCTGGCCGCCAAGCTGCTGACCCGCCACTGGATCATCACCGACGGCGATGGCCACGTGCAGGAAGTGCGCGGCGCCGGCGTCGTTGGCGAAAAGCCGCTGATCGAGCCGGGTGCCAGCCACACCTACACCAGCGGCACCGTGATGGCGACCAAGGTCGGCAGCATGCACGGCAGCTACCAGATGGTCGCCACCGACGGCCACCACTTCGATGCCGAGATCCCGGCGTTCCGCCTCGCCGTCCCCGGGGCGCTGCACTGA
- a CDS encoding symmetrical bis(5'-nucleosyl)-tetraphosphatase: MATYAVGDLQGCLEPLKCLLEQVKFDPAQDKLWLVGDLVNRGPASLETLRFLHGMRESLVCVLGNHDLHLIAVAYNAERLKKNDTLREIVEAPDCAQLIEWLRQMPLVHHDAARDITLVHAGIPPQWDIDKALQRAAEVEAALRDDTQLPMFLDGMYGNEPAKWDKKLNGIARLRVITNYFTRMRFCTPDGKLDLKSKEGLDTAPPGYAPWFSYAERKAAGRKIIFGHWAALEGQCDVPGLFALDTGCVWGGSMTLMNVDTFERIQCSCADKPE; the protein is encoded by the coding sequence ATGGCCACCTATGCCGTAGGCGACCTGCAGGGCTGTCTGGAACCGCTCAAGTGCCTGCTGGAGCAGGTGAAGTTCGACCCCGCCCAGGACAAGCTCTGGCTGGTCGGCGACCTGGTCAATCGCGGCCCCGCGTCGCTGGAAACCCTGCGCTTCCTCCATGGCATGCGCGAGTCGCTGGTCTGTGTGCTGGGCAACCATGATCTGCACCTGATCGCCGTGGCCTACAACGCCGAGCGCCTGAAGAAGAACGACACCCTGCGCGAGATCGTCGAGGCACCCGATTGCGCACAACTGATCGAATGGCTGCGACAGATGCCGCTGGTCCATCACGACGCCGCTCGCGACATCACCCTGGTACACGCCGGCATCCCGCCGCAATGGGACATCGACAAGGCCCTGCAGCGCGCTGCCGAAGTCGAAGCCGCGCTGCGCGACGACACCCAGTTGCCGATGTTCCTCGATGGCATGTACGGCAACGAGCCGGCCAAGTGGGACAAGAAGCTGAACGGCATCGCGCGATTGCGGGTGATCACCAACTATTTCACGCGCATGCGCTTCTGCACCCCGGACGGCAAACTCGACCTGAAGTCCAAGGAAGGCCTGGACACCGCGCCGCCCGGCTACGCGCCGTGGTTCAGCTATGCCGAGCGCAAGGCCGCCGGGCGCAAGATCATCTTCGGCCACTGGGCCGCGCTGGAAGGCCAGTGCGACGTCCCCGGCCTGTTCGCCCTGGACACCGGCTGTGTATGGGGCGGCAGCATGACGCTGATGAACGTCGATACCTTCGAGCGCATCCAGTGCAGCTGCGCCGATAAACCAGAATGA
- the glpE gene encoding thiosulfate sulfurtransferase GlpE yields MSDFKRIAPDLAQQLRESGAQVVDIRDPQSYALGHISGSRHIDNYSVADFIREADMDAPLVVVCYHGNSSQSAAAYFVQQGFSEVYSLDGGFELWRSVYPADTSAGGSD; encoded by the coding sequence ATGAGCGACTTCAAGCGCATTGCCCCCGACCTGGCCCAGCAACTGCGCGAAAGCGGTGCCCAGGTCGTCGACATACGCGACCCACAGAGCTATGCGCTGGGCCATATCAGCGGCTCGCGGCACATCGACAACTACTCGGTGGCTGACTTCATCCGCGAGGCCGACATGGACGCGCCGCTGGTCGTGGTCTGCTACCACGGCAATTCCAGCCAGAGTGCGGCGGCCTATTTCGTCCAGCAGGGCTTCTCCGAGGTCTACAGCCTCGACGGCGGCTTCGAGCTGTGGCGCAGCGTCTATCCCGCGGATACCAGCGCAGGCGGCTCCGACTGA
- a CDS encoding PrkA family serine protein kinase — MSIFSHFQERFEATRQEEYSLQEYLDICKQDKIAYATAAERMLMAIGEPELLDTSVDSRLSRIFSNKVIRRYPAFADFHGMEECIDQIVSFFRHAAQGLEEKKQILYLLGPVGGGKSSLAEKLKQLMEHVPFYAIKGSPVFESPLGLFNPDEDGAILEEDYGIPRRYLRSLMSPWATKRLNEFGGDISQFRVVKLHPSILNQIAIAKTEPGDENNQDISALVGKVDIRKLEEFPQNDADAYSYSGALCRANQGLMEFVEMFKAPIKVLHPLLTATQEGNYNSTEGLGSLPYSGIILAHSNESEWHSFRNNKNNEAFIDRIYIVKVPYCLRVSDEIKIYDKLLINSSLAHAHCAPDTLKMLSQFSVLSRLKEPENSNIYSKMRVYDGENLKDTDPKAKSIQEYRDTAGVDEGMAGLSTRFAFKILSKVFNFDPHEVAANPVHLLYVLEQQIEQEQFPPETRERYLRFLKEYLAPRYVEFIGKEIQTAYLESYSEYGQNIFDRYVLYADFWIQDQEYRDPETGEILNRAALNEELEKIEKPAGISNPKDFRNEIVNFVLRARAGNNGKNPSWLSYEKLRVVIEKKMFSNTEDLLPVISFNAKASKEDQQKHNDFVKRMVERGYTEKQVRLLSEWYLRVRKSQ; from the coding sequence ATGAGCATTTTCAGTCACTTCCAGGAACGCTTCGAAGCGACCCGTCAAGAGGAGTACTCCCTCCAGGAGTACCTGGACATCTGCAAGCAAGACAAGATCGCCTATGCCACCGCCGCCGAGCGGATGCTGATGGCCATCGGCGAGCCTGAACTACTCGACACGTCCGTCGATTCCCGCCTGTCGCGAATCTTCTCCAACAAGGTAATCCGCCGTTATCCGGCCTTTGCCGACTTCCATGGCATGGAAGAGTGCATCGACCAGATCGTCTCCTTCTTCCGCCACGCCGCACAGGGCCTGGAAGAAAAGAAACAGATCCTTTACCTCCTGGGACCGGTCGGTGGCGGTAAATCCTCCCTCGCCGAAAAGCTCAAGCAACTGATGGAGCACGTGCCCTTCTATGCGATCAAGGGCTCGCCGGTGTTCGAATCGCCCCTGGGGCTGTTCAATCCGGATGAGGACGGCGCCATCCTCGAGGAGGACTACGGCATCCCGCGCCGTTACCTGCGCTCGCTGATGTCACCCTGGGCGACCAAACGCCTCAACGAATTCGGCGGCGACATCAGTCAGTTCCGTGTGGTCAAGCTGCACCCCTCGATCCTCAACCAGATCGCCATCGCCAAGACCGAACCCGGGGATGAAAACAACCAGGACATCTCCGCGCTGGTCGGCAAGGTGGATATCCGCAAGCTGGAAGAATTCCCGCAGAACGACGCCGACGCCTACAGCTACTCGGGCGCGCTGTGCCGGGCCAACCAGGGCCTGATGGAGTTCGTCGAGATGTTCAAGGCGCCGATCAAGGTCCTGCACCCCTTGCTCACCGCGACCCAGGAAGGTAACTACAACAGCACCGAAGGCCTCGGTTCCCTGCCCTACAGCGGCATCATCCTCGCCCACTCCAACGAATCGGAATGGCACAGCTTCCGCAACAACAAGAACAACGAGGCGTTCATCGACCGGATCTACATCGTCAAGGTGCCGTACTGCCTGCGCGTCTCCGACGAGATCAAGATCTACGACAAGCTGCTGATCAACAGCTCCCTGGCGCACGCCCACTGCGCGCCGGACACCCTGAAGATGCTTTCGCAGTTCTCCGTGCTGTCGCGCCTGAAGGAGCCGGAAAACTCCAACATCTACTCGAAGATGCGCGTCTACGACGGCGAGAACCTCAAGGACACCGACCCCAAGGCCAAGTCGATCCAGGAATACCGCGACACGGCGGGCGTCGACGAAGGCATGGCCGGGCTTTCCACCCGTTTCGCCTTCAAGATACTTTCCAAGGTGTTCAACTTCGACCCGCATGAAGTGGCCGCCAACCCGGTGCACCTGCTCTACGTGCTGGAACAGCAGATCGAGCAGGAACAATTCCCACCGGAAACCCGCGAACGCTACCTGCGCTTCCTGAAGGAATACCTGGCGCCGCGCTATGTCGAGTTCATCGGCAAGGAAATCCAGACTGCGTACCTGGAGTCCTACAGCGAGTACGGTCAGAACATCTTCGACCGCTACGTGCTGTACGCCGACTTCTGGATCCAGGACCAGGAATACCGCGACCCGGAAACCGGCGAGATCCTCAACCGCGCCGCCCTCAACGAGGAGCTCGAGAAGATCGAGAAGCCGGCTGGCATCAGCAATCCGAAGGACTTCCGCAACGAGATCGTCAACTTCGTCCTGCGCGCCCGCGCCGGCAACAACGGCAAGAACCCCAGCTGGCTGTCGTACGAGAAGCTGCGCGTAGTGATCGAGAAGAAAATGTTCTCCAACACCGAGGACCTGCTGCCGGTCATCAGCTTCAACGCCAAGGCGAGCAAGGAGGATCAGCAGAAGCACAACGACTTCGTCAAACGCATGGTCGAGCGCGGCTACACCGAGAAGCAGGTGCGCCTGCTGTCGGAATGGTATCTGCGGGTTCGCAAGTCGCAGTAG
- a CDS encoding YeaH/YhbH family protein, protein MSYVIDRRLNGKNKSTVNRQRFLRRYREHIKKAVEEAVSRRSITDMEHGEQISIPGRDIDEPVLHHGRGGKQTVVHPGNKEFTTGEHIPRPQGGGGGRGAGKASNQGEGMDEFVFQITQEEFLDFMFEDLELPNLIKRHLTGSDTFKTVRAGISNEGNPSRINIVRTLRSAHARRIALSGSTRGKLRAAVAELDRLKREEPDNLGDIQELEQKIAGMRARIDKVPFLDTFDLKYNLLVKQPNPTSKAVMFCLMDVSGSMTQATKDIAKRFFILLYLFLKRNYEKIEVVFIRHHTSAREVDEEEFFYSRETGGTIVSSALKLMQEVMAERYPTNEWNIYAAQASDGDNWNDDSPVCRDILMKQIMPFVQYYTYVEITPREHQALWFEYEKIRDTFEDSFAQQQIVSASDIYPVFRELFQRRLVA, encoded by the coding sequence ATGAGCTACGTCATCGACCGGCGTCTGAACGGCAAGAACAAGAGCACGGTGAACCGCCAGCGCTTCCTGCGGCGTTACCGCGAACACATCAAGAAGGCCGTCGAGGAGGCTGTCAGCCGCCGCTCCATCACCGATATGGAACATGGCGAGCAGATCAGCATTCCCGGCCGCGATATCGACGAACCGGTCCTCCACCACGGCCGCGGCGGCAAGCAGACCGTCGTTCACCCCGGCAACAAGGAATTCACCACCGGCGAACACATTCCCCGTCCTCAGGGCGGCGGCGGTGGGCGCGGCGCCGGCAAGGCCAGCAACCAGGGTGAGGGGATGGACGAATTCGTCTTCCAGATCACCCAGGAAGAGTTCCTCGACTTCATGTTCGAGGACCTGGAACTGCCCAACCTGATCAAGCGGCATCTCACCGGCAGCGATACCTTCAAGACCGTGCGCGCCGGCATCAGCAACGAGGGCAACCCCTCGCGCATCAATATCGTCCGCACGCTGCGCTCGGCCCACGCCCGGCGCATCGCCCTCTCCGGTTCCACCCGCGGCAAGCTGCGGGCCGCGGTGGCGGAACTGGATCGCCTCAAGCGCGAAGAGCCGGACAACCTAGGCGATATCCAGGAGCTGGAGCAGAAGATCGCCGGCATGCGCGCACGCATCGACAAGGTGCCGTTCCTGGATACCTTCGACCTCAAGTACAACCTGTTGGTGAAGCAGCCCAACCCGACCTCCAAGGCCGTGATGTTCTGCCTGATGGACGTCTCGGGCTCCATGACCCAGGCCACCAAGGACATCGCCAAGCGCTTCTTCATCCTGCTCTACCTGTTCCTCAAGCGGAACTACGAGAAGATCGAAGTGGTGTTCATCCGCCACCACACCAGCGCCCGCGAAGTGGACGAGGAAGAGTTCTTCTATTCCCGCGAGACTGGCGGCACCATCGTTTCCAGCGCGCTGAAGCTGATGCAGGAAGTCATGGCCGAGCGCTATCCCACCAACGAATGGAACATCTACGCCGCCCAGGCCTCGGACGGCGATAACTGGAACGACGACTCGCCGGTCTGCCGCGACATCCTGATGAAGCAGATCATGCCGTTCGTCCAGTACTACACCTACGTCGAGATCACCCCGCGCGAACACCAGGCGCTGTGGTTCGAGTACGAGAAGATCCGCGACACCTTCGAGGACAGCTTCGCCCAGCAGCAGATCGTCTCCGCCTCGGACATCTACCCGGTGTTCCGCGAGCTGTTCCAGAGGAGGCTCGTCGCATGA